The Rhinopithecus roxellana isolate Shanxi Qingling chromosome 9, ASM756505v1, whole genome shotgun sequence genome contains a region encoding:
- the MFHAS1 gene encoding malignant fibrous histiocytoma-amplified sequence 1 isoform X1 has protein sequence MAGMDSGNLKTARLWRDAALRARKLRSNLRQLTLSAAGADALESPASPQLVLPANLGDIEALNLGNNGLEEVPEGLGLALGSLRVLVLRRNRFARLPPAVAELGHHLTELDVSHNRLTALGAEVVSALRELRKLNLSHNQLPALPAQLGALAHLEELDVSFNRLTHLPDSLSCLSRLRTLDVDHNQLTAFPRQLLQLAALEELDVSSNRLRGLPEDISALCALKILWLSGAELGTLPAGFCELASLESLMLDNNGLQALPAQFSRLQRLKMLNLSSNLLEEFPAALLPLAGLEELYLSRNQLTSVPSLISGLGRLLTLWLDNNRIRYLPDSIVELTGLEELVLQGNQIAVLPDNFGQLSRVGLWKIKDNPLIQPPYEVCMKGIPYIAAYQKELAHSQPAVQPRLKLLLMGHKAAGKTLLRHCLTEERVEGCPGGGDKEKCYPPSPPPVSKGIEVTSWTADASRGLRFIVYDLAGDESYEVIQPFFLSPGALYVLVVNLATYEPRRFPTTVGSFLHRVGARVPHAVVCIVGTHADLCGERELEEKCLDIHRQIALQEKHDAEGLSRLAQVVDEALARDFELRSASPHAAYYGVSDKNLRRRKAHFQYLLNHRLQILSPVLPVSCRDPRHLQRLRDKLLSVAEHREIFPNLHRVLPRSWQVLEELHFQPPQAQRLWLSWWDSARLGLQAGLTEDRLQSALSYLHESGKLLYFEDSPALKEHVFHNLTRLIDILNVFFQRDPSLLLHKLLLGTSGEGKAEGESSPPVALPTRSQEMLRATQLHQYVEGFLLHGLLPAHVIRLLLKPHVQAQQDLQLLLELLEKMGLCYCLNKPKGKPLNGSTAWYKFPCYVQNEVPHAEAWINGTNLAGQSFVAEQLQIEYSFPFTFPPGLFARYSVQINSHVVHRSDGKFQIFAYRGKVPVVVSYRPAKGVLQPDTLSIASHASLPNIWTAWQAITPLVEELNVLLQEWPGLHYTVHILCSKCLKRGSPNPHAFPGELLSQPRPEGVAEIICPKNGSERVNVALVYPPTPTVISPCSKKNVGEKHRNQ, from the coding sequence ATGGCTGGGATGGACAGTGGCAACCTGAAGACGGCGAGGCTGTGGCGGGACGCCGCCCTGCGTGCCAGGAAGCTGCGGAGCAACCTGCGCCAGCTCACGCTCAGCGCCGCCGGGGCCGACGCGCTCGAGTCCCCCGCCTCCCCCCAGCTCGTGCTGCCGGCCAACCTCGGAGACATTGAGGCGCTGAACCTGGGGAACAACGGCTTGGAGGAGGTACCCGAGGGGCTGGGGTTGGCGCTGGGCAGCCTGCGCGTCCTGGTGCTGCGCAGGAACCGCTTCGCCCGGCTGCCCCCGGCGGTGGCCGAGCTCGGCCACCACCTCACCGAGCTGGACGTGAGCCACAACCGGCTGACCGCCCTGGGCGCGGAGGTGGTGAGTGCTCTGAGGGAGCTGCGGAAGCTCAACCTCAGCCACAACCAGCTGCCCGCCCTGCCCGCCCAGCTGGGCGCTCTCGCCCACCTGGAGGAGCTGGACGTCAGCTTTAACCGGCTGACGCACCTGCCCGactccctctcctgcctctcccGCCTGCGCACCCTGGACGTGGATCACAACCAGCTCACTGCCTTCCCCCGACAGCTGCTGCAGCTGGCGGCCCTGGAGGAGCTGGACGTGTCCAGCAACCGACTGCGAGGCCTGCCTGAGGATATCAGTGCCCTGTGTGCCCTCAAGATTCTCTGGCTGAGTGGGGCTGAGCTTGGCACGCTGCCCGCCGGCTTCTGCGAGCTGGCCAGTTTGGAGAGCCTCATGCTAGACAACAACGGACTGCAGGCTCTGCCCGCCCAGTTCAGCCGCCTGCAGCGGCTCAAAATGCTCAACCTCTCTTCCAACCTCTTGGAGGAGTTCCCTGCCGCGCTGCTGCCCCTGGCTGGTCTGGAGGAGCTCTATCTTAGTCGCAACCAGCTCACCTCGGTGCCATCCCTTATCTCGGGCCTGGGCCGGCTTCTCACCCTGTGGCTGGATAATAACCGCATCCGCTACCTGCCGGACTCCATCGTGGAGCTGACGGGCCTGGAGGAGCTCGTGCTGCAGGGGAACCAGATCGCGGTGCTGCCCGACAACTTTGGCCAGCTCTCCCGGGTGGGCTTGTGGAAGATCAAGGACAACCCACTGATCCAGCCACCCTACGAGGTCTGCATGAAGGGGATCCCCTACATCGCAGCCTACCAGAAGGAACTGGCTCATTCCCAGCCGGCAGTGCAGCCCCGGCTCAAGCTGCTCCTGATGGGGCATAAGGCTGCAGGAAAGACTTTGCTGCGCCACTGCCTCACTGAGGAGAGAGTGGAGGGATGTCCAGGAGGAGGGGACAAGGAGAAGTGCTACCCACCATCACCTCCCCCTGTGAGCAAGGGCATCGAAGTGACCAGCTGGACGGCCGATGCCTCCCGGGGACTGCGGTTCATCGTGTATGACTTAGCTGGGGATGAAAGTTACGAGGTGATCCAGCCCTTCTTCCTGTCCCCAGGCGCCCTATACGTGCTGGTGGTCAACTTGGCCACCTATGAGCCTCGCCGCTTTCCCACCACCGTGGGCTCCTTCTTGCATCGGGTCGGGGCGAGAGTGCCCCACGCGGTGGTGTGCATCGTGGGCACCCACGCGGACCTGTGCGGAGAGCGCGAGCTGGAGGAGAAGTGTCTGGACATTCACCGCCAGATCGCCCTGCAGGAGAAGCACGACGCGGAGGGGCTGAGCCGCTTGGCCCAGGTGGTGGATGAGGCACTGGCCCGGGACTTCGAGCTACGCTCTGCCAGCCCCCACGCAGCCTACTACGGCGTTTCGGACAAGAACCTTCGACGGCGCAAGGCCCATTTTCAATACCTGCTCAACCACCGGCTGCAGATCCTCTCCCCGGTGTTGCCTGTTAGCTGCAGGGACCCGCGCCACTTACAACGCCTTCGGGACAAGTTGCTGTCAGTTGCTGAGCACCGAGAAATCTTCCCCAACTTACACAGAGTACTGCCTCGATCCTGGCAGGTGCTGGAGGAACTGCATTTCCAGCCACCTCAGGCCCAGAGACTGTGGCTAAGCTGGTGGGACTCGGCGCGCCTGGGCCTGCAGGCGGGTCTGACCGAGGACCGACTGCAGAGTGCCCTCTCCTACCTGCATGAGAGCGGCAAGCTACTTTACTTTGAGGACAGTCCGGCCCTCAAGGAGCACGTCTTCCACAACCTCACGCGCCTCATCGACATCCTCAATGTCTTCTTCCAGAGGGATCCCTCCTTGCTGCTGCATAAGCTGCTCCTAGGGACCAGTGGAGAGGGCAAGGCGGAGGGGGAAAGCTCCCCGCCTGTGGCGCTGCCTACCCGGAGCCAGGAAATGCTCCGGGCCACCCAGCTCCATCAATATGTGGAGGGCTTTCTGTTGCATGGGCTCTTGCCAGCTCATGTCATTCGGTTGCTGCTTAAGCCTCATGTCCAGGCCCAGCAGGACTTGCAGCTGTTGCTGGAGCTGCTGGAAAAGATGGGACTCTGTTACTGCCTCAATAAACCCAAGGGAAAGCCTTTGAATGGGTCCACAGCTTGGTACAAGTTCCCATGCTATGTGCAGAACGAGGTGCCCCATGCAGAAGCCTGGATTAATGGGACCAACCTAGCTGGGCAGTCTTTTGTGGCTGAGCAGTTGCAGATTGAATATAGCTTTCCTTTTACCTTTCCACCGGGGTTGTTTGCACGGTACAGTGTCCAGATCAACAGTCACGTGGTGCACAGGTCGGATGGTAAATTTCAGATCTTTGCCTACAGAGGGAAAGTTCCTGTGGTGGTGAGTTACAGACCTGCCAAGGGAGTCCTGCAGCCAGACACCCTGTCCATTGCTAGCCATGCATCACTACCAAATATATGGACCGCATGGCAAGCCATAACCCCCTTGGTGGAGGAACTGAATGTCCTACTTCAGGAATGGCCTGGCCTGCACTACACCGTGCACATTCTCTGTTCTAAGTGCCTTAAGAGAGGATCGCCCAACCCACATGCTTTTCCAG
- the MFHAS1 gene encoding malignant fibrous histiocytoma-amplified sequence 1 isoform X3 — MAGMDSGNLKTARLWRDAALRARKLRSNLRQLTLSAAGADALESPASPQLVLPANLGDIEALNLGNNGLEEVPEGLGLALGSLRVLVLRRNRFARLPPAVAELGHHLTELDVSHNRLTALGAEVVSALRELRKLNLSHNQLPALPAQLGALAHLEELDVSFNRLTHLPDSLSCLSRLRTLDVDHNQLTAFPRQLLQLAALEELDVSSNRLRGLPEDISALCALKILWLSGAELGTLPAGFCELASLESLMLDNNGLQALPAQFSRLQRLKMLNLSSNLLEEFPAALLPLAGLEELYLSRNQLTSVPSLISGLGRLLTLWLDNNRIRYLPDSIVELTGLEELVLQGNQIAVLPDNFGQLSRVGLWKIKDNPLIQPPYEVCMKGIPYIAAYQKELAHSQPAVQPRLKLLLMGHKAAGKTLLRHCLTEERVEGCPGGGDKEKCYPPSPPPVSKGIEVTSWTADASRGLRFIVYDLAGDESYEVIQPFFLSPGALYVLVVNLATYEPRRFPTTVGSFLHRVGARVPHAVVCIVGTHADLCGERELEEKCLDIHRQIALQEKHDAEGLSRLAQVVDEALARDFELRSASPHAAYYGVSDKNLRRRKAHFQYLLNHRLQILSPVLPVSCRDPRHLQRLRDKLLSVAEHREIFPNLHRVLPRSWQVLEELHFQPPQAQRLWLSWWDSARLGLQAGLTEDRLQSALSYLHESGKLLYFEDSPALKEHVFHNLTRLIDILNVFFQRDPSLLLHKLLLGTSGEGKAEGESSPPVALPTRSQEMLRATQLHQYVEGFLLHGLLPAHVIRLLLKPHVQAQQDLQLLLELLEKMGLCYCLNKPKGKPLNGSTAWYKFPCYVQNEVPHAEAWINGTNLAGQSFVAEQLQIEYSFPFTFPPGLFARYSVQINSHVVHRSDGKFQIFAYRGKVPVVVSYRPAKGVLQPDTLSIASHASLPNIWTAWQAITPLVEELNVLLQEWPGLHYTVHILCSKCLKRGSPNPHAFPGELLSQPRPEGVAEIICPKNGSERVNVALVYPPTPTVISPCSKT, encoded by the coding sequence ATGGCTGGGATGGACAGTGGCAACCTGAAGACGGCGAGGCTGTGGCGGGACGCCGCCCTGCGTGCCAGGAAGCTGCGGAGCAACCTGCGCCAGCTCACGCTCAGCGCCGCCGGGGCCGACGCGCTCGAGTCCCCCGCCTCCCCCCAGCTCGTGCTGCCGGCCAACCTCGGAGACATTGAGGCGCTGAACCTGGGGAACAACGGCTTGGAGGAGGTACCCGAGGGGCTGGGGTTGGCGCTGGGCAGCCTGCGCGTCCTGGTGCTGCGCAGGAACCGCTTCGCCCGGCTGCCCCCGGCGGTGGCCGAGCTCGGCCACCACCTCACCGAGCTGGACGTGAGCCACAACCGGCTGACCGCCCTGGGCGCGGAGGTGGTGAGTGCTCTGAGGGAGCTGCGGAAGCTCAACCTCAGCCACAACCAGCTGCCCGCCCTGCCCGCCCAGCTGGGCGCTCTCGCCCACCTGGAGGAGCTGGACGTCAGCTTTAACCGGCTGACGCACCTGCCCGactccctctcctgcctctcccGCCTGCGCACCCTGGACGTGGATCACAACCAGCTCACTGCCTTCCCCCGACAGCTGCTGCAGCTGGCGGCCCTGGAGGAGCTGGACGTGTCCAGCAACCGACTGCGAGGCCTGCCTGAGGATATCAGTGCCCTGTGTGCCCTCAAGATTCTCTGGCTGAGTGGGGCTGAGCTTGGCACGCTGCCCGCCGGCTTCTGCGAGCTGGCCAGTTTGGAGAGCCTCATGCTAGACAACAACGGACTGCAGGCTCTGCCCGCCCAGTTCAGCCGCCTGCAGCGGCTCAAAATGCTCAACCTCTCTTCCAACCTCTTGGAGGAGTTCCCTGCCGCGCTGCTGCCCCTGGCTGGTCTGGAGGAGCTCTATCTTAGTCGCAACCAGCTCACCTCGGTGCCATCCCTTATCTCGGGCCTGGGCCGGCTTCTCACCCTGTGGCTGGATAATAACCGCATCCGCTACCTGCCGGACTCCATCGTGGAGCTGACGGGCCTGGAGGAGCTCGTGCTGCAGGGGAACCAGATCGCGGTGCTGCCCGACAACTTTGGCCAGCTCTCCCGGGTGGGCTTGTGGAAGATCAAGGACAACCCACTGATCCAGCCACCCTACGAGGTCTGCATGAAGGGGATCCCCTACATCGCAGCCTACCAGAAGGAACTGGCTCATTCCCAGCCGGCAGTGCAGCCCCGGCTCAAGCTGCTCCTGATGGGGCATAAGGCTGCAGGAAAGACTTTGCTGCGCCACTGCCTCACTGAGGAGAGAGTGGAGGGATGTCCAGGAGGAGGGGACAAGGAGAAGTGCTACCCACCATCACCTCCCCCTGTGAGCAAGGGCATCGAAGTGACCAGCTGGACGGCCGATGCCTCCCGGGGACTGCGGTTCATCGTGTATGACTTAGCTGGGGATGAAAGTTACGAGGTGATCCAGCCCTTCTTCCTGTCCCCAGGCGCCCTATACGTGCTGGTGGTCAACTTGGCCACCTATGAGCCTCGCCGCTTTCCCACCACCGTGGGCTCCTTCTTGCATCGGGTCGGGGCGAGAGTGCCCCACGCGGTGGTGTGCATCGTGGGCACCCACGCGGACCTGTGCGGAGAGCGCGAGCTGGAGGAGAAGTGTCTGGACATTCACCGCCAGATCGCCCTGCAGGAGAAGCACGACGCGGAGGGGCTGAGCCGCTTGGCCCAGGTGGTGGATGAGGCACTGGCCCGGGACTTCGAGCTACGCTCTGCCAGCCCCCACGCAGCCTACTACGGCGTTTCGGACAAGAACCTTCGACGGCGCAAGGCCCATTTTCAATACCTGCTCAACCACCGGCTGCAGATCCTCTCCCCGGTGTTGCCTGTTAGCTGCAGGGACCCGCGCCACTTACAACGCCTTCGGGACAAGTTGCTGTCAGTTGCTGAGCACCGAGAAATCTTCCCCAACTTACACAGAGTACTGCCTCGATCCTGGCAGGTGCTGGAGGAACTGCATTTCCAGCCACCTCAGGCCCAGAGACTGTGGCTAAGCTGGTGGGACTCGGCGCGCCTGGGCCTGCAGGCGGGTCTGACCGAGGACCGACTGCAGAGTGCCCTCTCCTACCTGCATGAGAGCGGCAAGCTACTTTACTTTGAGGACAGTCCGGCCCTCAAGGAGCACGTCTTCCACAACCTCACGCGCCTCATCGACATCCTCAATGTCTTCTTCCAGAGGGATCCCTCCTTGCTGCTGCATAAGCTGCTCCTAGGGACCAGTGGAGAGGGCAAGGCGGAGGGGGAAAGCTCCCCGCCTGTGGCGCTGCCTACCCGGAGCCAGGAAATGCTCCGGGCCACCCAGCTCCATCAATATGTGGAGGGCTTTCTGTTGCATGGGCTCTTGCCAGCTCATGTCATTCGGTTGCTGCTTAAGCCTCATGTCCAGGCCCAGCAGGACTTGCAGCTGTTGCTGGAGCTGCTGGAAAAGATGGGACTCTGTTACTGCCTCAATAAACCCAAGGGAAAGCCTTTGAATGGGTCCACAGCTTGGTACAAGTTCCCATGCTATGTGCAGAACGAGGTGCCCCATGCAGAAGCCTGGATTAATGGGACCAACCTAGCTGGGCAGTCTTTTGTGGCTGAGCAGTTGCAGATTGAATATAGCTTTCCTTTTACCTTTCCACCGGGGTTGTTTGCACGGTACAGTGTCCAGATCAACAGTCACGTGGTGCACAGGTCGGATGGTAAATTTCAGATCTTTGCCTACAGAGGGAAAGTTCCTGTGGTGGTGAGTTACAGACCTGCCAAGGGAGTCCTGCAGCCAGACACCCTGTCCATTGCTAGCCATGCATCACTACCAAATATATGGACCGCATGGCAAGCCATAACCCCCTTGGTGGAGGAACTGAATGTCCTACTTCAGGAATGGCCTGGCCTGCACTACACCGTGCACATTCTCTGTTCTAAGTGCCTTAAGAGAGGATCGCCCAACCCACATGCTTTTCCAG
- the MFHAS1 gene encoding malignant fibrous histiocytoma-amplified sequence 1 isoform X2: MAGMDSGNLKTARLWRDAALRARKLRSNLRQLTLSAAGADALESPASPQLVLPANLGDIEALNLGNNGLEEVPEGLGLALGSLRVLVLRRNRFARLPPAVAELGHHLTELDVSHNRLTALGAEVVSALRELRKLNLSHNQLPALPAQLGALAHLEELDVSFNRLTHLPDSLSCLSRLRTLDVDHNQLTAFPRQLLQLAALEELDVSSNRLRGLPEDISALCALKILWLSGAELGTLPAGFCELASLESLMLDNNGLQALPAQFSRLQRLKMLNLSSNLLEEFPAALLPLAGLEELYLSRNQLTSVPSLISGLGRLLTLWLDNNRIRYLPDSIVELTGLEELVLQGNQIAVLPDNFGQLSRVGLWKIKDNPLIQPPYEVCMKGIPYIAAYQKELAHSQPAVQPRLKLLLMGHKAAGKTLLRHCLTEERVEGCPGGGDKEKCYPPSPPPVSKGIEVTSWTADASRGLRFIVYDLAGDESYEVIQPFFLSPGALYVLVVNLATYEPRRFPTTVGSFLHRVGARVPHAVVCIVGTHADLCGERELEEKCLDIHRQIALQEKHDAEGLSRLAQVVDEALARDFELRSASPHAAYYGVSDKNLRRRKAHFQYLLNHRLQILSPVLPVSCRDPRHLQRLRDKLLSVAEHREIFPNLHRVLPRSWQVLEELHFQPPQAQRLWLSWWDSARLGLQAGLTEDRLQSALSYLHESGKLLYFEDSPALKEHVFHNLTRLIDILNVFFQRDPSLLLHKLLLGTSGEGKAEGESSPPVALPTRSQEMLRATQLHQYVEGFLLHGLLPAHVIRLLLKPHVQAQQDLQLLLELLEKMGLCYCLNKPKGKPLNGSTAWYKFPCYVQNEVPHAEAWINGTNLAGQSFVAEQLQIEYSFPFTFPPGLFARYSVQINSHVVHRSDGKFQIFAYRGKVPVVVSYRPAKGVLQPDTLSIASHASLPNIWTAWQAITPLVEELNVLLQEWPGLHYTVHILCSKCLKRGSPNPHAFPGELLSQPRPEGVAEIICPKNGSERVNVALVYPPTPTVISPCSKYLHTFLEN, from the coding sequence ATGGCTGGGATGGACAGTGGCAACCTGAAGACGGCGAGGCTGTGGCGGGACGCCGCCCTGCGTGCCAGGAAGCTGCGGAGCAACCTGCGCCAGCTCACGCTCAGCGCCGCCGGGGCCGACGCGCTCGAGTCCCCCGCCTCCCCCCAGCTCGTGCTGCCGGCCAACCTCGGAGACATTGAGGCGCTGAACCTGGGGAACAACGGCTTGGAGGAGGTACCCGAGGGGCTGGGGTTGGCGCTGGGCAGCCTGCGCGTCCTGGTGCTGCGCAGGAACCGCTTCGCCCGGCTGCCCCCGGCGGTGGCCGAGCTCGGCCACCACCTCACCGAGCTGGACGTGAGCCACAACCGGCTGACCGCCCTGGGCGCGGAGGTGGTGAGTGCTCTGAGGGAGCTGCGGAAGCTCAACCTCAGCCACAACCAGCTGCCCGCCCTGCCCGCCCAGCTGGGCGCTCTCGCCCACCTGGAGGAGCTGGACGTCAGCTTTAACCGGCTGACGCACCTGCCCGactccctctcctgcctctcccGCCTGCGCACCCTGGACGTGGATCACAACCAGCTCACTGCCTTCCCCCGACAGCTGCTGCAGCTGGCGGCCCTGGAGGAGCTGGACGTGTCCAGCAACCGACTGCGAGGCCTGCCTGAGGATATCAGTGCCCTGTGTGCCCTCAAGATTCTCTGGCTGAGTGGGGCTGAGCTTGGCACGCTGCCCGCCGGCTTCTGCGAGCTGGCCAGTTTGGAGAGCCTCATGCTAGACAACAACGGACTGCAGGCTCTGCCCGCCCAGTTCAGCCGCCTGCAGCGGCTCAAAATGCTCAACCTCTCTTCCAACCTCTTGGAGGAGTTCCCTGCCGCGCTGCTGCCCCTGGCTGGTCTGGAGGAGCTCTATCTTAGTCGCAACCAGCTCACCTCGGTGCCATCCCTTATCTCGGGCCTGGGCCGGCTTCTCACCCTGTGGCTGGATAATAACCGCATCCGCTACCTGCCGGACTCCATCGTGGAGCTGACGGGCCTGGAGGAGCTCGTGCTGCAGGGGAACCAGATCGCGGTGCTGCCCGACAACTTTGGCCAGCTCTCCCGGGTGGGCTTGTGGAAGATCAAGGACAACCCACTGATCCAGCCACCCTACGAGGTCTGCATGAAGGGGATCCCCTACATCGCAGCCTACCAGAAGGAACTGGCTCATTCCCAGCCGGCAGTGCAGCCCCGGCTCAAGCTGCTCCTGATGGGGCATAAGGCTGCAGGAAAGACTTTGCTGCGCCACTGCCTCACTGAGGAGAGAGTGGAGGGATGTCCAGGAGGAGGGGACAAGGAGAAGTGCTACCCACCATCACCTCCCCCTGTGAGCAAGGGCATCGAAGTGACCAGCTGGACGGCCGATGCCTCCCGGGGACTGCGGTTCATCGTGTATGACTTAGCTGGGGATGAAAGTTACGAGGTGATCCAGCCCTTCTTCCTGTCCCCAGGCGCCCTATACGTGCTGGTGGTCAACTTGGCCACCTATGAGCCTCGCCGCTTTCCCACCACCGTGGGCTCCTTCTTGCATCGGGTCGGGGCGAGAGTGCCCCACGCGGTGGTGTGCATCGTGGGCACCCACGCGGACCTGTGCGGAGAGCGCGAGCTGGAGGAGAAGTGTCTGGACATTCACCGCCAGATCGCCCTGCAGGAGAAGCACGACGCGGAGGGGCTGAGCCGCTTGGCCCAGGTGGTGGATGAGGCACTGGCCCGGGACTTCGAGCTACGCTCTGCCAGCCCCCACGCAGCCTACTACGGCGTTTCGGACAAGAACCTTCGACGGCGCAAGGCCCATTTTCAATACCTGCTCAACCACCGGCTGCAGATCCTCTCCCCGGTGTTGCCTGTTAGCTGCAGGGACCCGCGCCACTTACAACGCCTTCGGGACAAGTTGCTGTCAGTTGCTGAGCACCGAGAAATCTTCCCCAACTTACACAGAGTACTGCCTCGATCCTGGCAGGTGCTGGAGGAACTGCATTTCCAGCCACCTCAGGCCCAGAGACTGTGGCTAAGCTGGTGGGACTCGGCGCGCCTGGGCCTGCAGGCGGGTCTGACCGAGGACCGACTGCAGAGTGCCCTCTCCTACCTGCATGAGAGCGGCAAGCTACTTTACTTTGAGGACAGTCCGGCCCTCAAGGAGCACGTCTTCCACAACCTCACGCGCCTCATCGACATCCTCAATGTCTTCTTCCAGAGGGATCCCTCCTTGCTGCTGCATAAGCTGCTCCTAGGGACCAGTGGAGAGGGCAAGGCGGAGGGGGAAAGCTCCCCGCCTGTGGCGCTGCCTACCCGGAGCCAGGAAATGCTCCGGGCCACCCAGCTCCATCAATATGTGGAGGGCTTTCTGTTGCATGGGCTCTTGCCAGCTCATGTCATTCGGTTGCTGCTTAAGCCTCATGTCCAGGCCCAGCAGGACTTGCAGCTGTTGCTGGAGCTGCTGGAAAAGATGGGACTCTGTTACTGCCTCAATAAACCCAAGGGAAAGCCTTTGAATGGGTCCACAGCTTGGTACAAGTTCCCATGCTATGTGCAGAACGAGGTGCCCCATGCAGAAGCCTGGATTAATGGGACCAACCTAGCTGGGCAGTCTTTTGTGGCTGAGCAGTTGCAGATTGAATATAGCTTTCCTTTTACCTTTCCACCGGGGTTGTTTGCACGGTACAGTGTCCAGATCAACAGTCACGTGGTGCACAGGTCGGATGGTAAATTTCAGATCTTTGCCTACAGAGGGAAAGTTCCTGTGGTGGTGAGTTACAGACCTGCCAAGGGAGTCCTGCAGCCAGACACCCTGTCCATTGCTAGCCATGCATCACTACCAAATATATGGACCGCATGGCAAGCCATAACCCCCTTGGTGGAGGAACTGAATGTCCTACTTCAGGAATGGCCTGGCCTGCACTACACCGTGCACATTCTCTGTTCTAAGTGCCTTAAGAGAGGATCGCCCAACCCACATGCTTTTCCAG